Proteins found in one Paenibacillus dendritiformis genomic segment:
- a CDS encoding MinD/ParA family protein — protein MMNDQAQALRRLVSKKLQSGPPAPAEPGQPRSARIITVTSGKGGVGKSNVTLNFALSLQQLGCRTLVFDADIGMANIDVLIGSSSPYNLAHVLHGTKTLRDIIQIGPGGLHYVPGGSGLQDLLDMPVEQIDTFLAEMDTMSEQYDVILFDTGAGLSKETLRFIMAADETWIVTTPEPTAIADAYAVLKLVSGLGHNAPLRLIVNRASDWKEGTQTADRLTSVSERFLNRSLPVLGYIYDDPHVMQAVKKQEPFTILYPQCRASSQIRELARVYTQGIKQTEAGGASGGVKQFVRKWLRRWSI, from the coding sequence ATGATGAATGACCAAGCTCAAGCGCTACGCCGACTTGTCAGCAAGAAGCTTCAGAGCGGGCCGCCTGCGCCGGCGGAGCCGGGCCAGCCGCGATCGGCCCGCATCATTACCGTCACGAGCGGCAAGGGAGGCGTCGGCAAATCGAATGTCACCTTGAACTTCGCCTTGTCGCTGCAGCAGCTTGGCTGCCGCACGCTCGTATTCGACGCCGATATCGGGATGGCGAATATCGATGTGCTCATCGGATCGTCTTCACCCTATAATCTGGCCCATGTGCTGCACGGGACGAAGACGCTGCGGGACATTATCCAGATTGGCCCTGGCGGCCTGCATTACGTCCCGGGAGGCTCCGGGCTGCAGGATCTGCTCGATATGCCCGTGGAACAGATCGACACCTTCCTGGCCGAGATGGATACGATGTCGGAGCAGTATGACGTCATTCTGTTCGATACGGGAGCCGGATTGAGCAAAGAGACGCTGCGCTTCATCATGGCGGCAGACGAGACATGGATTGTTACGACGCCGGAGCCGACGGCGATCGCGGATGCGTACGCCGTGCTGAAGCTGGTGTCGGGCTTAGGCCATAACGCCCCGCTCCGGCTTATCGTGAACCGCGCATCCGACTGGAAGGAAGGGACGCAGACGGCTGATCGGCTTACCTCGGTCAGCGAACGCTTCTTGAACCGGAGCTTGCCGGTTCTCGGATATATCTATGACGATCCGCATGTCATGCAGGCCGTGAAGAAGCAGGAGCCCTTCACAATCCTCTACCCGCAATGCAGGGCTTCGTCGCAGATCAGGGAGCTGGCGCGGGTATATACCCAGGGCATCAAGCAGACGGAAGCCGGGGGAGCGTCAGGGGGAGTCAAGCAATTCGTACGGAAGTGGCTGCGCCGCTGGTCGATCTGA